The following proteins are encoded in a genomic region of Roseinatronobacter sp. S2:
- a CDS encoding ABC transporter substrate-binding protein: MRLPIVFACTLLVPVPLAADPISFTDHEGREVTLPAPAQRIASIPIPMASTLIAIDGATDRLVGMNPTAKSAIMEGILGRIFPEARDIPSDITAPNFIPNVEELAQVNPELVIQWAGRGPDYIDPITNAGLNLMTIRYGSEELTREYMTMAATAMGRPERIEPLIEWRAEVQADMEARTAGLADEDRPSVLYLLRAMDNLRASGTENNYNAWYHILAGGRNAAEDMVGGWADINVEQVATWNPDVIFLNSFEADLTLDRIMDDPILSLTNAAQNGRVYKMPLGGYRWDPPNQESPLTWMWTANLLHPDVFDYDLRSEMRTAYQVLYGHDLTDADIDEILWMDMQGGQANYAQFAAP; the protein is encoded by the coding sequence ATGCGTCTTCCAATTGTCTTTGCCTGCACCTTGCTGGTGCCTGTTCCGCTTGCTGCCGATCCGATCAGCTTTACCGACCATGAAGGACGCGAGGTCACACTGCCCGCGCCCGCGCAGCGGATCGCGTCAATTCCCATCCCCATGGCATCAACACTGATTGCCATTGACGGCGCCACCGACCGGCTGGTGGGGATGAACCCGACCGCGAAATCCGCAATCATGGAAGGCATTCTTGGGCGGATATTTCCTGAAGCGCGCGACATCCCGTCAGACATCACCGCGCCCAACTTCATCCCCAATGTCGAGGAACTGGCGCAGGTCAACCCCGAACTGGTCATCCAATGGGCCGGACGCGGGCCGGATTATATTGACCCGATCACCAACGCGGGCCTGAACCTGATGACAATCCGCTACGGGTCCGAGGAGTTGACGCGCGAATATATGACCATGGCCGCAACCGCGATGGGCAGGCCGGAACGGATTGAGCCGCTGATCGAATGGCGCGCGGAAGTGCAGGCCGACATGGAAGCGCGCACCGCCGGTCTGGCTGATGAGGACCGCCCCAGCGTGCTGTATCTGCTGCGCGCCATGGACAACCTGCGCGCATCGGGCACCGAAAACAACTATAACGCATGGTATCATATTCTGGCCGGTGGCCGGAACGCGGCTGAAGACATGGTCGGCGGTTGGGCGGATATCAATGTTGAACAGGTTGCAACATGGAACCCTGATGTCATCTTCCTGAATTCATTCGAGGCCGATCTGACGCTTGATCGCATCATGGACGACCCGATCCTGTCACTGACCAATGCCGCACAGAACGGGCGCGTCTATAAAATGCCGCTTGGCGGCTATCGCTGGGACCCGCCCAATCAGGAAAGCCCGCTGACATGGATGTGGACCGCAAACCTGCTGCATCCTGATGTATTCGACTATGACCTGCGTTCGGAAATGCGCACAGCCTATCAGGTGTTGTATGGCCATGACCTGACAGATGCGGATATTGACGAAATCCTGTGGATGGACATGCAGGGCGGTCAGGCAAACTACGCGCAATTTGCAGCCCCATGA
- a CDS encoding tripartite tricarboxylate transporter permease: MTTWEGLLFGISFVTQPEVLIYCLLGVVLGTFVGVLPGIGAMAAISLLLPITYYITAEAALIMLAGVYYGAQYGGAVASILLRLPGTPQSAVTTLDGYPMAQNGRAGVALFTAMVSSFTGSMIGILVLVVLAGWLSRAATAFGAADYAAMMILGLVAASTIGSSRPAKGFAMVTLGLLLGCIGTDVNSGAQRFTFGRTEFLDGINLVALAMGLFGVAEVIANVRNPDRQGVAERIGLKRLMPSRDDLRRMAFPTLRGSALGSFFGALPGTGSTLSSFLSYSMERRLARQPERFGKGAVEGVAGPESANNSAAITAFAPTLTLGIPGDPIMALMLGALVIHGIQPGPMMLEARPEMFWGLVASFGIGNLLLLVLNLPLIGIWVSMLRIPFNYLYPAILVFLCLGVYSVRGLTFDIVAVAGIGLAGYLLAIAKFSPALLLLGFVLGPLIETNLRRAFLISRGDPMVFLERPIAAGFVIATVALLLLPLWQAWRRRGAGARQ; encoded by the coding sequence ATGACAACATGGGAAGGGCTGCTATTCGGCATCAGCTTTGTCACGCAGCCCGAAGTGCTGATCTATTGCCTGCTGGGCGTAGTCTTGGGCACCTTTGTCGGCGTTTTGCCGGGGATTGGCGCAATGGCGGCCATTTCGCTGCTGTTGCCCATCACCTATTACATCACGGCCGAGGCGGCGCTGATCATGTTGGCCGGTGTCTATTACGGCGCGCAATATGGCGGGGCGGTGGCGTCAATCCTGCTGCGGCTGCCGGGCACGCCGCAATCGGCGGTGACCACGCTGGACGGCTACCCGATGGCGCAGAACGGGCGCGCGGGCGTTGCGCTGTTCACGGCGATGGTGTCTTCCTTCACCGGCTCTATGATCGGGATACTTGTTCTGGTGGTGCTGGCAGGCTGGCTGTCGCGTGCGGCCACGGCCTTTGGCGCGGCGGATTATGCGGCGATGATGATCCTTGGCCTTGTCGCGGCATCTACAATCGGATCATCGCGCCCCGCCAAGGGGTTTGCGATGGTCACGTTGGGGTTGCTCCTGGGCTGTATTGGCACCGACGTCAATTCCGGCGCGCAGCGCTTCACCTTTGGCCGGACAGAGTTTCTGGACGGGATCAACCTTGTGGCCTTGGCGATGGGGCTGTTTGGCGTGGCCGAGGTTATCGCCAATGTCCGCAACCCTGACCGTCAGGGCGTGGCGGAACGGATAGGGTTAAAGCGCCTGATGCCCAGTCGGGACGATCTGCGACGCATGGCGTTTCCGACCCTGCGCGGCAGCGCGCTGGGCAGTTTCTTCGGCGCATTGCCCGGAACCGGCTCAACCCTGTCATCGTTCCTGAGCTATTCGATGGAACGCCGCCTTGCGCGCCAGCCGGAACGGTTTGGAAAAGGGGCGGTTGAGGGTGTGGCCGGACCTGAATCCGCCAATAATTCTGCCGCCATCACGGCCTTTGCGCCGACCCTGACCCTTGGTATTCCGGGGGATCCGATCATGGCGTTGATGCTGGGCGCGCTGGTGATCCACGGCATCCAGCCCGGCCCGATGATGCTGGAAGCCCGGCCTGAAATGTTTTGGGGGCTGGTCGCCAGTTTCGGGATTGGCAACCTGCTGCTGCTGGTCCTGAACCTGCCGCTAATCGGGATATGGGTGTCGATGCTGCGCATTCCGTTCAACTATCTCTATCCGGCGATCCTCGTGTTTCTGTGCCTTGGTGTCTATTCGGTAAGGGGGCTGACGTTCGACATCGTGGCCGTCGCAGGGATCGGGTTGGCCGGGTATTTGCTGGCCATCGCCAAATTCAGCCCCGCGCTGCTGTTGCTGGGTTTTGTGCTTGGTCCGCTGATCGAGACGAACCTGCGCCGCGCTTTTCTGATTTCGCGCGGCGATCCGATGGTATTTCTTGAACGGCCCATCGCTGCGGGTTTCGTCATCGCAACCGTGGCGCTGTTGCTTTTGCCCCTATGGCAGGCGTGGCGACGGCGCGGCGCTGGCGCGCGTCAATAA
- a CDS encoding peptide ABC transporter substrate-binding protein, producing MTTRTVLLGTAAALVLAPASAMAERERGSSGHLNIIYWQAVSTMNPYLSGGTKEMNAASVVLEPLARFDNLGELTPWLVDEIPTLENGGVAEDLKSITWKLTEGLLWSDGTPVTSADVVFSYEYCTHPEGGCSYRDRYAGIEQVEAVDDLTVTVHFEDVTPNPYLPFVGAGSVILQQAQFQDCLGARAPECTDANFAPIGTGPYVVSNFRPNDVIEFVANENYRVPTQPYFETVTWAGGGDAMGAARAVFQTGEMDYAWNLQLAPEVIEQMEAGGRGELLVDFGPLMERIELNFTDPSPDLPDGERGTREHPHPILSDIRVREALSRAIDRELLTEIGFGPMGMATCNFIVAPPAMASPNNDNCLVQDIDRANELLDEAGWERGADGIRVKDGQRLELLFQTSTNAVRQDFQALIQADWREIGVEARLRNIDAGVFFGSDPGSNDTYLKFFADAQMYASLFEGTDPTPHLEQRRCGREPQPSTQWQGQNINRYCNEEYDELWAELNREPDPDRRQELVIALNDMFVQDYAHLPLVARGRVSAASTTVGGIVMNVWDSEHWNQAEWYRIEE from the coding sequence ATGACTACAAGAACAGTCCTTCTGGGCACGGCCGCCGCCCTTGTGCTGGCCCCGGCTTCTGCCATGGCAGAGCGAGAGCGCGGATCATCGGGCCATCTGAACATCATCTACTGGCAAGCCGTGTCCACGATGAACCCGTATCTGTCCGGCGGCACCAAGGAAATGAACGCGGCCTCGGTCGTGCTGGAGCCACTGGCGCGCTTTGACAATCTGGGCGAGTTGACGCCGTGGCTGGTCGATGAAATCCCGACGCTGGAAAATGGCGGTGTCGCGGAAGATCTGAAATCGATCACATGGAAACTTACCGAAGGGCTTTTGTGGTCCGATGGCACGCCGGTGACTTCGGCCGATGTGGTGTTCAGCTATGAATATTGCACCCATCCCGAAGGCGGCTGTTCCTACCGCGACCGCTATGCCGGGATCGAGCAGGTCGAGGCGGTGGACGACCTGACGGTTACTGTGCATTTCGAAGATGTCACGCCAAACCCCTATCTGCCCTTTGTGGGCGCAGGCTCGGTCATCCTGCAACAGGCGCAGTTTCAGGACTGCCTTGGCGCCCGCGCGCCCGAATGCACCGACGCAAACTTTGCGCCCATCGGGACCGGTCCCTATGTGGTGTCGAACTTCCGCCCCAATGACGTGATCGAATTTGTGGCAAATGAAAACTACCGTGTGCCAACCCAGCCCTATTTTGAAACGGTCACCTGGGCCGGCGGTGGCGACGCCATGGGCGCGGCCCGCGCCGTGTTCCAGACCGGCGAGATGGATTACGCCTGGAACCTGCAACTTGCCCCCGAGGTGATCGAGCAGATGGAAGCTGGCGGGCGTGGTGAATTGCTGGTCGATTTCGGCCCGCTGATGGAACGGATCGAGCTGAACTTCACCGACCCGTCGCCCGACCTGCCTGATGGCGAGCGTGGAACCCGCGAGCATCCACACCCCATCCTGTCGGATATCCGCGTGCGCGAGGCACTAAGCCGCGCGATTGACCGCGAATTGCTGACCGAAATCGGCTTTGGCCCCATGGGCATGGCAACCTGTAACTTCATCGTGGCCCCGCCCGCCATGGCGTCACCGAATAACGACAACTGCCTTGTGCAGGATATTGACCGCGCCAATGAATTGCTGGACGAAGCGGGCTGGGAACGCGGTGCCGATGGCATCCGTGTGAAGGACGGGCAACGGCTGGAATTGCTGTTCCAGACATCGACCAACGCCGTGCGTCAGGACTTTCAGGCGCTTATTCAGGCCGATTGGCGCGAAATCGGTGTCGAAGCGCGGCTGCGCAATATTGATGCGGGCGTGTTCTTCGGGTCCGACCCGGGCAGCAACGACACCTATCTGAAGTTCTTTGCCGATGCACAAATGTATGCGTCGCTGTTTGAAGGCACCGATCCGACACCGCATCTGGAACAGCGCCGCTGTGGCCGCGAACCGCAGCCCTCGACCCAGTGGCAGGGTCAGAACATCAACCGCTACTGCAACGAGGAATATGACGAGCTGTGGGCAGAGTTGAACCGCGAACCCGATCCTGATCGCCGTCAGGAACTGGTCATCGCGCTGAATGACATGTTCGTGCAGGATTACGCACATCTGCCACTGGTCGCACGCGGCCGTGTGTCGGCAGCGTCCACCACAGTCGGTGGTATCGTCATGAATGTCTGGGATTCCGAGCATTGGAATCAGGCTGAATGGTACCGGATCGAAGAATGA
- a CDS encoding iron ABC transporter permease, whose translation MSVALDQAPRRARLALRLGVFPAMVVCLVLAMLYSISAGRFEVPWIRVVEILWARVWDLSGSADTMDERIVELVRLPRVLLAALSGAALAVGGAALQGVFRNPLVSPQVLGISQGGAFGGALAILLGFHGVVLLGMSFVFGLAALVLVGLLAHINGRTEVLTVILAGMIVGAFFAALVSVLQFLADPNSSLPAIVYWLMGSFSTATWARLGLAVPGMALGLALVWSLRYRLNLLALDEAEARSLGVNPDRERWFIFIAATMMTGTSVAVAGVIGWIGLVVPHAARLIVGEDHRRLIPASALLGAAYLVLIDTMARTLTAAEIPLGVLTALIGAPVFAVLLRQHFKRAWHA comes from the coding sequence ATGAGTGTTGCACTGGATCAGGCCCCAAGGCGCGCGCGACTTGCGCTGCGCCTTGGGGTGTTTCCCGCGATGGTGGTGTGTCTGGTGCTGGCCATGCTGTATTCCATCAGCGCCGGACGTTTTGAAGTGCCCTGGATAAGGGTCGTGGAAATCCTGTGGGCACGGGTCTGGGATTTGTCGGGCAGCGCGGACACCATGGACGAACGCATTGTCGAATTGGTGCGCCTGCCGCGTGTGCTGCTGGCCGCCCTGTCGGGGGCCGCGCTGGCCGTGGGCGGGGCCGCATTGCAAGGCGTGTTCCGCAACCCGCTGGTCAGCCCGCAAGTGCTGGGCATCAGTCAGGGCGGGGCCTTTGGCGGGGCGCTGGCGATCCTGCTGGGCTTTCACGGGGTGGTGCTGCTGGGCATGTCCTTTGTCTTTGGTCTGGCCGCGCTGGTGCTGGTCGGGCTGTTGGCCCATATCAATGGCCGGACAGAGGTGCTGACCGTTATCCTTGCAGGCATGATTGTGGGGGCGTTTTTTGCTGCATTGGTATCTGTGCTGCAATTTCTGGCGGACCCGAATTCATCCCTGCCTGCGATTGTCTATTGGCTGATGGGGTCATTCTCGACGGCGACATGGGCGCGGCTGGGGTTGGCTGTGCCCGGTATGGCGCTTGGGCTGGCGCTTGTGTGGTCGCTGCGCTACCGGCTGAACCTGCTGGCGCTGGACGAAGCAGAGGCGCGTTCCTTGGGGGTGAACCCTGACCGCGAACGCTGGTTCATCTTCATTGCCGCCACGATGATGACCGGCACATCTGTTGCCGTGGCGGGCGTTATCGGCTGGATCGGCCTTGTGGTGCCCCATGCCGCGCGCCTGATCGTGGGCGAGGATCACCGCCGCCTTATTCCCGCATCGGCGCTGTTGGGCGCGGCCTATCTGGTGCTGATCGACACGATGGCACGCACGCTGACAGCCGCAGAAATACCGCTGGGCGTGTTGACTGCGCTGATCGGTGCGCCGGTCTTTGCGGTGCTGTTGCGCCAGCATTTCAAACGCGCGTGGCACGCATGA
- a CDS encoding ABC transporter ATP-binding protein has product MLETSEPVLQVQGLKTLFNTRSGNLHAVNSVSFNLQAGELLGVVGESGSGKSVTMMSLIGLLPTPPAEVQAGSVMFGGQDLLKLSQRSLQNLRGRDIGFVFQDPMTSLNPVFTVGFQIMEPLRRHMGMNKSEAQARAIELLDLVGIPDARRRLKDFPHQFSGGMRQRVMIAIALACDPKVLIADEPTTALDVTIQAQILELVKELRQKLGMAIIWITHDLGVIAGIADRVMVMYGGQVVEYGPVRDVFANPAHPYTRALMTTVPSVRGARAPKLNVIEGQPPILSQHPAACPFRARCPKAFDRCGRENPPRYDVAPGHDAACFWDYQTGAPR; this is encoded by the coding sequence ATGCTGGAAACCAGCGAACCAGTCTTGCAAGTGCAAGGCCTGAAAACCTTGTTCAATACAAGGTCAGGAAACCTTCACGCCGTGAATTCGGTAAGTTTCAACCTGCAAGCAGGCGAATTGCTTGGCGTGGTCGGGGAATCGGGATCTGGCAAATCGGTCACCATGATGTCGCTGATCGGCCTGCTGCCCACGCCCCCCGCCGAGGTTCAGGCCGGTTCTGTGATGTTTGGCGGGCAGGACCTGCTGAAGCTAAGCCAGCGCAGCCTGCAAAATCTGCGCGGGCGCGATATCGGGTTTGTGTTTCAAGACCCGATGACCAGCCTTAACCCCGTATTTACAGTCGGCTTCCAGATCATGGAGCCGCTGCGCCGCCATATGGGGATGAACAAATCTGAAGCGCAGGCGCGCGCGATTGAATTGCTGGATCTGGTCGGAATTCCCGATGCACGGCGCAGGCTGAAGGATTTTCCGCATCAGTTTTCGGGGGGGATGCGCCAGCGCGTCATGATCGCTATTGCGCTGGCTTGTGACCCCAAGGTGCTGATTGCGGATGAACCGACCACCGCGCTGGATGTCACCATTCAGGCGCAGATTCTGGAACTGGTCAAGGAATTGCGCCAGAAGCTGGGCATGGCGATCATCTGGATCACGCATGATCTGGGGGTGATCGCGGGCATCGCGGACCGGGTGATGGTCATGTATGGCGGGCAGGTCGTCGAATATGGCCCCGTGCGCGACGTGTTTGCCAATCCCGCCCATCCCTACACGCGTGCCTTGATGACCACCGTGCCGTCGGTGCGCGGCGCGCGCGCCCCCAAGCTGAATGTGATCGAGGGCCAGCCACCGATTTTGTCGCAACACCCCGCGGCCTGCCCGTTCCGTGCGCGCTGCCCGAAGGCATTTGACCGCTGCGGCCGTGAAAACCCACCCCGCTACGATGTGGCACCCGGGCATGATGCCGCGTGTTTCTGGGATTACCAGACAGGAGCGCCGCGATGA
- a CDS encoding tripartite tricarboxylate transporter TctB family protein yields the protein MRRDWPDIFGGVILAAIGVGAALWAAMYYDIGTLRRMGPGAFPVVLGCALFVLGMVIAVPAMGRTAAAPKVEPAAAVAVLAAIVIFALCLSRLGLAGATAAAVLVATLPAPRKGWVWRVVLAAVVTVLTVLVFSVGLRMTLPVWPRLS from the coding sequence ATGCGGCGCGACTGGCCTGATATCTTCGGCGGCGTGATACTGGCCGCCATCGGTGTCGGCGCGGCCCTCTGGGCTGCAATGTATTATGATATCGGAACCCTGCGCCGAATGGGGCCGGGGGCCTTTCCTGTTGTGTTGGGCTGCGCGCTTTTCGTGCTGGGTATGGTGATTGCCGTGCCTGCAATGGGGCGCACAGCCGCCGCACCCAAGGTCGAACCTGCTGCCGCGGTGGCGGTTTTGGCGGCGATCGTGATCTTCGCGCTTTGCTTGTCGCGTCTGGGGCTTGCAGGCGCGACAGCCGCCGCTGTGCTGGTCGCCACCCTGCCTGCACCGCGCAAGGGCTGGGTCTGGCGTGTTGTGCTTGCGGCGGTGGTTACGGTGCTGACGGTCCTTGTGTTCAGTGTGGGTTTGCGGATGACCCTGCCAGTCTGGCCGCGCCTGTCATGA
- a CDS encoding ABC transporter permease encodes MLSYTLRRLAFAVPTVLIISLIVFLMLDMAPGDPTGSLPLTIPLEVREQIRQSLGLGEPVFVRYFKWLQMTVITEPLHILAGLTGWDIAPDGPRILSWQTRSPVGDILVQRVPQTLWVVGLGYLFGILIALPIGVISAYRQYSWFDQVGTFVSMVGFSVPTFFTGIVFILLFSVTLGWFPSMYDTTHVVRDWNSFLFQAKQIAMPVAVLALYNASQISRFMRASMLDNLNQDYVRTARSKGMGEQTVVLVHVLRNSMIPVVTVIAIGIPTVFTGAIITEQIFRVNGLGDALIRAIYVSDWPMVQTITFIFAILIVLFNLIADVLYGILDPRIRYD; translated from the coding sequence ATGCTTTCCTACACGCTGCGCCGACTGGCTTTTGCCGTGCCGACCGTGCTGATTATCAGCCTGATCGTGTTCTTGATGCTGGATATGGCACCGGGGGACCCCACGGGCAGCCTGCCGCTGACCATCCCGCTGGAAGTACGCGAACAAATACGGCAATCTCTGGGGTTGGGCGAGCCGGTTTTTGTTCGCTACTTCAAATGGTTGCAGATGACGGTGATCACCGAACCGCTGCATATTCTGGCCGGGCTGACGGGCTGGGACATTGCCCCGGATGGCCCGCGTATCCTGTCATGGCAGACACGTTCGCCGGTGGGCGATATTCTGGTCCAGCGCGTGCCACAGACGCTGTGGGTTGTGGGCTTGGGGTATCTGTTCGGCATTCTGATTGCCCTGCCCATCGGCGTGATTTCGGCCTACCGCCAATACAGCTGGTTCGATCAGGTCGGCACATTCGTGTCGATGGTCGGTTTTTCCGTGCCCACGTTTTTTACCGGCATTGTCTTCATTCTGCTGTTTTCGGTCACATTGGGCTGGTTTCCGTCAATGTATGACACCACCCATGTCGTGCGCGACTGGAACAGTTTTCTGTTTCAGGCCAAGCAGATCGCAATGCCGGTCGCCGTGCTGGCGCTGTATAATGCCAGCCAGATCAGCCGCTTCATGCGTGCCTCTATGCTGGATAACCTGAATCAGGATTATGTGCGCACGGCACGGTCCAAGGGAATGGGCGAGCAGACTGTCGTGCTGGTGCATGTGCTGCGCAATTCCATGATTCCGGTGGTGACGGTCATCGCCATCGGCATCCCGACCGTCTTTACCGGCGCGATCATCACCGAACAGATTTTCCGTGTGAACGGCCTGGGGGATGCATTGATCCGCGCGATCTATGTCAGCGACTGGCCGATGGTGCAGACCATTACCTTTATCTTCGCGATCCTGATCGTTTTGTTCAACCTGATTGCAGATGTCCTGTATGGCATCCTTGACCCGAGAATTCGATATGACTGA
- a CDS encoding ABC transporter ATP-binding protein codes for MTKPRRKLVEVRNLKMYFPIHAGVLRRHVGDVKAVDDVSFDIFEGETLGIVGESGCGKSTCGRAVLRLYDITDGSIKIDGVEIGSKSQSALRKLRPTMQMVFQDPQASLNPRMTVAGIIGEPMDEHTDWSKARKLERIYELMDAVGLNRNFVNRYPHSFSGGQRQRIGIARALALNPKFIICDEPIAALDVSIQAQVVNLLEELQDRLGLTYMFISHDLSMVRHIADRVAVMYLGKFIELAPRDALYAEPLHPYTQALLSAVPDPDPASEERVERIILKGDVPSPANPPQGCNFCNRCPKVMDICREIDPEFRELESGHFVACHLYNDAGQTGTSRHEHTQQGEDA; via the coding sequence ATGACAAAGCCGCGCCGCAAGCTTGTAGAGGTGCGCAACCTCAAGATGTATTTTCCCATTCATGCGGGGGTTTTGCGGCGGCATGTCGGCGATGTGAAAGCCGTGGATGATGTCAGTTTCGACATTTTCGAAGGTGAAACACTGGGCATCGTCGGCGAATCCGGTTGCGGCAAATCCACCTGCGGGCGGGCAGTTTTGCGGCTGTATGATATCACTGACGGCAGCATCAAGATTGACGGGGTCGAGATCGGCAGCAAAAGCCAGTCCGCGCTGCGCAAACTCCGGCCCACCATGCAAATGGTGTTTCAGGACCCGCAAGCCAGTCTGAACCCGCGTATGACGGTTGCAGGCATTATCGGCGAGCCGATGGACGAGCATACGGACTGGTCCAAGGCCCGCAAACTGGAGCGCATTTATGAGTTGATGGATGCTGTCGGGCTGAACCGGAATTTCGTCAACCGGTATCCGCATTCCTTCTCGGGGGGGCAACGCCAGCGTATCGGGATTGCGCGGGCACTTGCGCTGAATCCGAAATTCATCATCTGCGACGAACCCATTGCCGCGCTGGATGTGTCTATTCAGGCGCAGGTCGTGAACCTGCTGGAAGAATTGCAGGACAGGCTTGGCCTGACCTATATGTTCATCAGCCATGATCTGTCGATGGTGCGTCATATCGCAGACCGCGTGGCCGTGATGTATCTGGGCAAGTTCATCGAACTGGCCCCGCGCGACGCCCTGTATGCCGAACCGCTGCACCCCTATACGCAAGCGTTGCTGTCGGCGGTTCCTGATCCCGACCCCGCAAGCGAAGAGCGCGTGGAACGCATTATCCTGAAAGGCGATGTCCCGTCGCCTGCGAACCCGCCGCAGGGGTGCAATTTCTGCAACCGCTGCCCGAAGGTCATGGATATCTGTCGTGAAATCGACCCTGAATTCCGAGAACTTGAGTCGGGCCATTTCGTGGCCTGTCACCTGTATAATGATGCCGGACAAACCGGCACTTCCCGGCACGAGCATACACAACAAGGAGAAGACGCATGA
- a CDS encoding ABC transporter ATP-binding protein, producing the protein MIGVSQASLRFGALRVFAGLSIDVPLGRTTAILGPNGRGKTTLLRSILGFQPLDQGHRHAPAIVGYVPQHGASQAKLSGLDVVTMGRAARLGLFGQPGPDDTDAAHAALVQVGACSLSDLRYDRMSGGQRQMILIARALATGSDALVLDEPTSALDLGNQARTLALISTLNRARDRAIVFTTHDPNHALAVADDVVLMMPGGTVVQGPVAQMITPDLMAELYGVPMHWVRPDGPQGRIAMLPEFTGKDALCA; encoded by the coding sequence ATGATCGGGGTGTCGCAAGCAAGCCTGCGCTTTGGCGCGCTGCGGGTGTTCGCGGGGCTGTCGATTGATGTGCCGCTGGGGCGCACGACCGCCATTCTGGGGCCGAACGGGCGCGGGAAAACCACGTTGTTGCGCAGCATTCTGGGGTTTCAGCCACTGGATCAGGGCCACCGCCACGCACCCGCCATTGTGGGCTATGTGCCCCAGCACGGCGCATCACAGGCAAAACTTTCGGGGCTGGATGTGGTGACAATGGGCCGCGCGGCGCGGCTGGGCCTGTTTGGCCAGCCCGGACCGGATGATACGGACGCAGCACACGCGGCACTGGTGCAGGTGGGCGCATGTTCGCTGTCCGATCTGCGTTATGACCGCATGTCGGGTGGGCAACGCCAGATGATCCTGATCGCCCGCGCGCTGGCCACAGGATCGGACGCGCTGGTGCTGGATGAACCGACATCCGCACTGGATCTCGGCAATCAGGCGCGCACGCTTGCGCTGATTTCCACCCTGAACCGGGCGCGCGACAGGGCGATCGTGTTCACCACACATGACCCCAACCACGCGCTGGCCGTGGCCGATGATGTGGTGCTGATGATGCCGGGCGGCACCGTGGTGCAGGGCCCGGTCGCGCAGATGATCACCCCTGATCTGATGGCTGAACTTTACGGCGTTCCCATGCATTGGGTGCGCCCGGACGGACCCCAAGGGCGCATCGCAATGCTGCCCGAATTCACAGGAAAGGACGCCCTATGCGCGTGA
- a CDS encoding tripartite tricarboxylate transporter substrate binding protein, whose protein sequence is MKIQLTCRMALASAVALAAFPAVAQDTWPTAPVRVFVGFPAGSSPDTLARIVTDELAQRLGQPVVIENRPGAGGVIGVQQMLVSAGDGHTFGTTINGPLTTAQRMMDSTGFDVGSDILPVTLIATSPLVLAVSAESDMVDLESFIAAAGAGDEAIAYGSVGQGSGAHLTAELFASEADVSMLHIPFTSYAEVTTSILGNEIDAGFMAPSAALPFVEAGTMRMLGITSSEPFAQAPDVPLIAGNAGLPDDFRAELWNAFIAPAGTDGAIIERLNAEISEILADPAVQEQLLIIGWQAAPGSADDLRQRIVDDTAMWGAVIDRVQAQ, encoded by the coding sequence GTGAAGATTCAACTAACGTGCCGTATGGCGCTTGCAAGCGCCGTTGCTTTGGCTGCATTTCCCGCCGTAGCGCAGGACACATGGCCAACCGCGCCTGTCCGTGTTTTTGTCGGGTTTCCTGCCGGGTCATCGCCTGACACCTTGGCACGCATCGTCACAGATGAACTGGCGCAACGCCTGGGCCAACCGGTTGTGATTGAAAACCGACCCGGCGCTGGTGGTGTGATCGGTGTGCAGCAAATGCTGGTATCGGCAGGTGACGGGCATACATTCGGCACAACGATCAATGGCCCACTGACGACAGCGCAACGCATGATGGACAGCACCGGGTTCGACGTAGGGTCGGATATATTGCCGGTAACGTTGATTGCCACCTCTCCGCTGGTGCTTGCGGTTTCTGCCGAAAGCGACATGGTTGATCTGGAAAGCTTCATTGCCGCTGCCGGGGCCGGTGATGAAGCCATCGCCTATGGCTCTGTCGGGCAAGGCTCGGGCGCGCATCTGACGGCCGAGTTGTTCGCATCCGAGGCAGACGTCAGCATGTTGCACATCCCGTTCACCAGCTACGCCGAGGTCACAACCTCGATCCTTGGTAACGAGATTGATGCAGGTTTCATGGCACCATCCGCTGCCCTGCCTTTTGTCGAGGCAGGCACGATGCGTATGCTGGGCATCACCTCGTCCGAGCCGTTTGCGCAGGCACCTGACGTTCCCCTGATCGCCGGAAATGCCGGTCTGCCCGATGATTTCCGCGCCGAGTTGTGGAACGCGTTCATCGCGCCCGCCGGAACAGATGGAGCAATCATCGAGCGCCTGAATGCCGAGATTTCGGAGATCCTTGCTGATCCCGCTGTTCAGGAACAATTGCTGATCATCGGCTGGCAGGCCGCGCCGGGGTCCGCGGATGATCTGCGCCAGCGCATTGTTGATGATACGGCAATGTGGGGCGCGGTGATTGACCGCGTTCAGGCACAGTAA